A region from the Lycium barbarum isolate Lr01 chromosome 8, ASM1917538v2, whole genome shotgun sequence genome encodes:
- the LOC132608116 gene encoding uncharacterized protein LOC132608116, with translation MEKIENVDIRVKEYLDDVGREKWSRLYSPVNRGWTMTSNIAECINGKLVAARELPVFDFLEEVEALTEYVYTVNDGPQRFIIDLKRKTCSCRMFQMDEIPCSHAWAVLKSKNLTADAYCSELFKPNTVVNTYDVPIDPLPDESESNVPTHILEEFVLPPRYERPPGRPKKKRDKPLMELMIGKRRNACSTCRRFGHNRRSCGNEPLKKKK, from the exons ATGGAAAAGATTGAGAATGTTGATATACGGGTAAAGGAATATTTGGATGATGTTGGAAGGGAGAAATGGTCTCGGCTATATTCACCTGTTAACAGAGGTTGGACGATGACTTCGAATATAGCAgaatgtattaatggaaaactAGTAGCAGCAAGAGAGTTGCCTGtttttgatttccttgaagaa GTTGAAGCATTAACTGAATATGTTTATACGGTTAATGATGGACCACAGCGTTTCATAATTGATTTGAAGAGGAAAACTTGTAGTTGCCGGATGTTCCAAATGGACGAAATACCATGTTCACATGCCTGGGCTGTCTTAAAGAGTAAAAATCTAACGGCTGATGCATATTGCTCAGAATTATTCAAGCCAAATACAGTGGTAAATACGTATGATGTGCCGATTGATCCACTTCCCGACGAGAGTGAGTCGAATGTTCCAACACACATATTGGAGGAGTTTGTTCTTCCACCGAGATACGAGCGACCTCCTGGTAGGCCAAAAAAGAAGAGGGATAAGCCATTAATGGAGCTGATGATTGGTAAACGTAGGAATGCTTGTAGTACATGTAGACGTTTTGGCCATAACAGGCGTTCGTGTGGTAATGAACCACTTAAGAAGAAGAAATAA